Proteins from a single region of Macrotis lagotis isolate mMagLag1 chromosome 2, bilby.v1.9.chrom.fasta, whole genome shotgun sequence:
- the NBR1 gene encoding next to BRCA1 gene 1 protein isoform X2, whose translation MEPQVNLNVTFKNETQSFLVSDSENTTWADVEAMVKVSFDLNTIQIKYLDEDSEEVSINSHGEYEEALKIAVKQGNQLQMNVYERHHAVDEAPQPGYKHPQDPSGTEKRSSCSGKKPLAHYSSLVRALGSEMKTQEEPTAQLSLTPCEADKPQDKPPDWFTKYLETFREQVVKETVEKLDQKLKEKLVLQGSSLESCSSALSMPVSEETLSLPRNQCDWLMTCSNCQRRIIGIRYQCSLCPSYNICELCEAGSYAHDPNHILLKLRRPITGSSETYTHSKLSPSRLPAALEQVRLQKQLDKNFLKAEKQRLRAEKKQRKAEVKELKKQLKLHRKIHLWNSIHGLQSPKSPLSRPDSLLHSNTLMLPMQPCAPVVPALSAAFVDENVPDGTHLQAGTKFVKHWRMKNTGNVKWNAETKLKFMWGNLTLASAERKDVVVPYLKAGHVGIVSVEFIAPALEGTYTSHWRLSHKGEQFGPRVWCSIIVDPFPTRENLEGGEKVSFPTNEVDDLSCQQEEAFSLAKEEIQIDEVTESSEGAETHIPQKIKIIPSERELYIPSVDLLTAQDLLSFELLDINIVQELERVPHNTPVDMTPCMSPLPHDSPLIEKPGLGQIQEESEGIGFRVLPDSAGTSKNKAENIVSAEEGEEDLSGTQFVCETVIRSLTLDAAPDHNPPRRPKSLQNSLHMLPDNFNYGIRSEETIRTLFSPPLGESQPQLIVKRQSTQSDDFSQGKSSLNSILPEERLMSDEKRDTVQAVDEEEELKDEVQSQGSSASSEDYIIILPECFDTTRPLGESMYSSALSQPGLERLMEIEQVIQAEQEPAEAYKELPRGEKHLQEHSINDILTTSQTLDTVLLTPEVVGPPQQLPSNPSSLQNIGTAESDLPDTIQEFSPVPDQVGGEPRASSELGNRQKSYENSRYYDGSSITGGLVKGAMSFAASAYKALFAGPPVTSQPKVSEDQTAALMAHLFEMGFCDRQLNLRLLKKHNHNILHVVTELLQMNNNDWYTHRY comes from the exons ATTGCAGTTAAGCAGGGGAACCAACTGCAGATGAATGTCTATGAGAGGCATCATGCTGTAGATGAAGCCCCTCAACCTGGTTACAAGCATCCACAGGATCCATCTGGAACTGAAAAACGATCAAGCTGTTCGGGGAAAAAACCACTTGCACATTATTCTTCATTGGTGAGAGCCCTGGGATCAGAGATGAAAACGCAAGAGGAACCCACAGCACAG CTTTCACTCACTCCCTGTGAAGCTGACAAACCTCAAGATAAGCCACCAGATTGGTTCACAAAGTACTTGGAGACG TTTAGAGAACAAGTAGTTAAAGAAACAGTTGAGAAGCTTGATCAGAAGTTAAAGGAGAAACTGGTCCTCCAGGGTTCATCTTTAGAATCCTGCTCCTCAGCATTATCCATGCCTGTTTCAGAAGAAACATTGTCGTTGCCAAGAAACCAATGTGACTGGCTTATGACTTGTAGCAACTGCCAAAGAAGGATCATCGGCATACGTTACCAGTGTAG CCTATGTCCATCTTATAATATATGTGAATTGTGTGAGGCAGGGTCATATGCCCATGACCCTAACCATATCCTCTTGAAGCTAAGGAGACCAATTACGGGTTCTTCTGAAACATATACTCACTCAAAGCTCTCCCCTTCTCGTCTACCAGCAGCTCTAGAGCAAGTCAG gctCCAGAAACAGTTGGACAAGAACTTTCTTAAGGCAGAAAAGCAAAGGTTACGAGCtgagaagaaacagagaaaggcaGAAGTTAAGGAACTTAAGAAGCAACTTAAGCTTcataggaagattcatctttggaACTCTATCCATGGACTGCAGAGCCCCAAATCACCCCTTAGTAGGCCAGACAGCCTCCTTCATTCAAACACTCTAAT gctCCCCATGCAACCTTGTGCCCCAGTTGTGCCCGCTCTGAGTGCAGCATTTGTGGATGAAAATGTGCCAGATGGGACACACCTTCAAGCAGGAACCAAATTTGTCAAACACTGGAGGATGAAAAATACAGGAAATGTCAAATGGAATGCAGAAACAAAG ctgaaaTTTATGTGGGGAAACCTAACTTTGGCTTCTGCTGAAAGGAAGGATGTTGTGGTGCCCTATTTAAAGGCTGGTCATGTGGGAATTGTGTCTGTTGAGTTCATAGCTCCAGCTTTGGAGGGAACTTACACTTCACACTGGCGCCTTTCTCACAAGGGTGAACAGTTTGGGCCCAGAGTCTGGTGCAGCATCATTGTGGACCCTTTCCCTACTAGAGAAAATCTCGAAGGTGGTGAAAAAGTTTCTTTCCCTACAAACGAAGTTGATGATCTCTCCTGTCAGCAAGAG GAGGCTTTTTCACTTGCTAAAGAGGAAATTCAGATTGATGAAGTGACTGAATCATCAGAGGGAGCAGAAACTCACATCCCTCAGAAGATCAAAATCATTCCTAGTGAGAGGGAACTCTACATTCCATCTGTGGACCTCCTCACTGCCCAG GATCTGCTGTCATTTGAATTATTAGATATAAACATTGTTCAAGAGCTAGAGCGAGTGCCCCACAACACCCCAGTTG ATATGACCCCCTGCATGTCTCCTCTACCACATGACAGTCCTTTGATTGAGAAACCAGGTTTGGGACAGATACAAGAGGAGAGTGAAGGGATAGGATTTAGAGTGCTTCCTG ATTCTGCAGGGACTTCAAAGAATAAGGCTGAGAACATTGTTTCTGCAGAAGAAGGTGAAGAAGACCTGAGTGGGACCCAGTTTGTCTGTGAAACTGTAATCCGCTCCCTTACCTTGGATGCTGCCCCTGACCATAATCCACCTCGAAGACCCAAGTCACTGCAGA ATTCTCTGCATATGCTGCCTGACAACTTCAATTATGGTATCAGAAGTGAAGAAACCATCAGAACTCTGTTTTCCCCTCCTCTGGGAGAGTCACAGCCCCAGCTCATTGTGAAGAGGCAGTCAACCCAATCAGATGACTTCAGCCAAGGAAAATCCTCAT TGAATTCCATTCTTCCTGAAGAAAGACTGATGagtgatgaaaaaagagatactGTCCAGGCTGTGGATGAGGAAGAAGAACTTAAAGATGAGGTCCAAAGTCAAGGCTCTTCTGCTTCTTCTGAGGATTACATCATCATCTTGCCCGAGTGCTTTGATACAACCCGTCCCCTGGGGGAGTCCATGTATAGTTCTGCTCTCTCACAGCCAGGCCTGGAGAGACTCATGGAGATAGAGCAGGTGATCCAGGCTGAGCAAGAGCCAGCTGAAGCTTATAAAGAGCTCCCCAGAGGAGAAAAACACCTGCAAGAGCACAGCATTAATGATATTCTGACAACATCACAGACTCTAGATACagtgcttctgactccagaggTGGTGGGGCCTCCACAACAGTTGCCCAG CAATCCTTCATCTCTTCAAAATATTGGTACTGCAGAATCTGATTTGCCAGATACCATTCAAGAATTTTCTCCAGTTCCTGATCAAGTAGGAGGAG AACCCAGGGCTTCATCAGAACTTGGAAATAGACAGAAGAGCTATGAAAACTCAAG GTACTATGATGGCAGTAGCATTACTGGAGGACTGGTGAAGGGTGCTATGTCTTTTGCTGCCTCTGCCTACAAGGCCCTATTTGCAGGACCACCAGTCACTTCTCAG CCTAAAGTTTCTGAAGATCAGACAGCAGCCCTGATGGCCCATTTGTTTGAAATGGGGTTCTGCGATAGGCAGTTGAACCTGAGGCTATTGAAGAAGCACAACCATAACATCCTGCATGTTGTGACTGAATTACTGCAGATGAACAATAACGACTGGTACACTCACCGCTATTGA
- the NBR1 gene encoding next to BRCA1 gene 1 protein isoform X7 translates to MNVYERHHAVDEAPQPGYKHPQDPSGTEKRSSCSGKKPLAHYSSLVRALGSEMKTQEEPTAQLSLTPCEADKPQDKPPDWFTKYLETFREQVVKETVEKLDQKLKEKLVLQGSSLESCSSALSMPVSEETLSLPRNQCDWLMTCSNCQRRIIGIRYQCSLCPSYNICELCEAGSYAHDPNHILLKLRRPITGSSETYTHSKLSPSRLPAALEQVRLQKQLDKNFLKAEKQRLRAEKKQRKAEVKELKKQLKLHRKIHLWNSIHGLQSPKSPLSRPDSLLHSNTLMLPMQPCAPVVPALSAAFVDENVPDGTHLQAGTKFVKHWRMKNTGNVKWNAETKLKFMWGNLTLASAERKDVVVPYLKAGHVGIVSVEFIAPALEGTYTSHWRLSHKGEQFGPRVWCSIIVDPFPTRENLEGGEKVSFPTNEVDDLSCQQEEAFSLAKEEIQIDEVTESSEGAETHIPQKIKIIPSERELYIPSVDLLTAQDLLSFELLDINIVQELERVPHNTPVDMTPCMSPLPHDSPLIEKPGLGQIQEESEGIGFRVLPGKRMYSAGTSKNKAENIVSAEEGEEDLSGTQFVCETVIRSLTLDAAPDHNPPRRPKSLQNSLHMLPDNFNYGIRSEETIRTLFSPPLGESQPQLIVKRQSTQSDDFSQGKSSLNSILPEERLMSDEKRDTVQAVDEEEELKDEVQSQGSSASSEDYIIILPECFDTTRPLGESMYSSALSQPGLERLMEIEQVIQAEQEPAEAYKELPRGEKHLQEHSINDILTTSQTLDTVLLTPEVVGPPQQLPSNPSSLQNIGTAESDLPDTIQEFSPVPDQVGGEPRASSELGNRQKSYENSRYYDGSSITGGLVKGAMSFAASAYKALFAGPPVTSQPKVSEDQTAALMAHLFEMGFCDRQLNLRLLKKHNHNILHVVTELLQMNNNDWYTHRY, encoded by the exons ATGAATGTCTATGAGAGGCATCATGCTGTAGATGAAGCCCCTCAACCTGGTTACAAGCATCCACAGGATCCATCTGGAACTGAAAAACGATCAAGCTGTTCGGGGAAAAAACCACTTGCACATTATTCTTCATTGGTGAGAGCCCTGGGATCAGAGATGAAAACGCAAGAGGAACCCACAGCACAG CTTTCACTCACTCCCTGTGAAGCTGACAAACCTCAAGATAAGCCACCAGATTGGTTCACAAAGTACTTGGAGACG TTTAGAGAACAAGTAGTTAAAGAAACAGTTGAGAAGCTTGATCAGAAGTTAAAGGAGAAACTGGTCCTCCAGGGTTCATCTTTAGAATCCTGCTCCTCAGCATTATCCATGCCTGTTTCAGAAGAAACATTGTCGTTGCCAAGAAACCAATGTGACTGGCTTATGACTTGTAGCAACTGCCAAAGAAGGATCATCGGCATACGTTACCAGTGTAG CCTATGTCCATCTTATAATATATGTGAATTGTGTGAGGCAGGGTCATATGCCCATGACCCTAACCATATCCTCTTGAAGCTAAGGAGACCAATTACGGGTTCTTCTGAAACATATACTCACTCAAAGCTCTCCCCTTCTCGTCTACCAGCAGCTCTAGAGCAAGTCAG gctCCAGAAACAGTTGGACAAGAACTTTCTTAAGGCAGAAAAGCAAAGGTTACGAGCtgagaagaaacagagaaaggcaGAAGTTAAGGAACTTAAGAAGCAACTTAAGCTTcataggaagattcatctttggaACTCTATCCATGGACTGCAGAGCCCCAAATCACCCCTTAGTAGGCCAGACAGCCTCCTTCATTCAAACACTCTAAT gctCCCCATGCAACCTTGTGCCCCAGTTGTGCCCGCTCTGAGTGCAGCATTTGTGGATGAAAATGTGCCAGATGGGACACACCTTCAAGCAGGAACCAAATTTGTCAAACACTGGAGGATGAAAAATACAGGAAATGTCAAATGGAATGCAGAAACAAAG ctgaaaTTTATGTGGGGAAACCTAACTTTGGCTTCTGCTGAAAGGAAGGATGTTGTGGTGCCCTATTTAAAGGCTGGTCATGTGGGAATTGTGTCTGTTGAGTTCATAGCTCCAGCTTTGGAGGGAACTTACACTTCACACTGGCGCCTTTCTCACAAGGGTGAACAGTTTGGGCCCAGAGTCTGGTGCAGCATCATTGTGGACCCTTTCCCTACTAGAGAAAATCTCGAAGGTGGTGAAAAAGTTTCTTTCCCTACAAACGAAGTTGATGATCTCTCCTGTCAGCAAGAG GAGGCTTTTTCACTTGCTAAAGAGGAAATTCAGATTGATGAAGTGACTGAATCATCAGAGGGAGCAGAAACTCACATCCCTCAGAAGATCAAAATCATTCCTAGTGAGAGGGAACTCTACATTCCATCTGTGGACCTCCTCACTGCCCAG GATCTGCTGTCATTTGAATTATTAGATATAAACATTGTTCAAGAGCTAGAGCGAGTGCCCCACAACACCCCAGTTG ATATGACCCCCTGCATGTCTCCTCTACCACATGACAGTCCTTTGATTGAGAAACCAGGTTTGGGACAGATACAAGAGGAGAGTGAAGGGATAGGATTTAGAGTGCTTCCTGGTAAgagaatgt ATTCTGCAGGGACTTCAAAGAATAAGGCTGAGAACATTGTTTCTGCAGAAGAAGGTGAAGAAGACCTGAGTGGGACCCAGTTTGTCTGTGAAACTGTAATCCGCTCCCTTACCTTGGATGCTGCCCCTGACCATAATCCACCTCGAAGACCCAAGTCACTGCAGA ATTCTCTGCATATGCTGCCTGACAACTTCAATTATGGTATCAGAAGTGAAGAAACCATCAGAACTCTGTTTTCCCCTCCTCTGGGAGAGTCACAGCCCCAGCTCATTGTGAAGAGGCAGTCAACCCAATCAGATGACTTCAGCCAAGGAAAATCCTCAT TGAATTCCATTCTTCCTGAAGAAAGACTGATGagtgatgaaaaaagagatactGTCCAGGCTGTGGATGAGGAAGAAGAACTTAAAGATGAGGTCCAAAGTCAAGGCTCTTCTGCTTCTTCTGAGGATTACATCATCATCTTGCCCGAGTGCTTTGATACAACCCGTCCCCTGGGGGAGTCCATGTATAGTTCTGCTCTCTCACAGCCAGGCCTGGAGAGACTCATGGAGATAGAGCAGGTGATCCAGGCTGAGCAAGAGCCAGCTGAAGCTTATAAAGAGCTCCCCAGAGGAGAAAAACACCTGCAAGAGCACAGCATTAATGATATTCTGACAACATCACAGACTCTAGATACagtgcttctgactccagaggTGGTGGGGCCTCCACAACAGTTGCCCAG CAATCCTTCATCTCTTCAAAATATTGGTACTGCAGAATCTGATTTGCCAGATACCATTCAAGAATTTTCTCCAGTTCCTGATCAAGTAGGAGGAG AACCCAGGGCTTCATCAGAACTTGGAAATAGACAGAAGAGCTATGAAAACTCAAG GTACTATGATGGCAGTAGCATTACTGGAGGACTGGTGAAGGGTGCTATGTCTTTTGCTGCCTCTGCCTACAAGGCCCTATTTGCAGGACCACCAGTCACTTCTCAG CCTAAAGTTTCTGAAGATCAGACAGCAGCCCTGATGGCCCATTTGTTTGAAATGGGGTTCTGCGATAGGCAGTTGAACCTGAGGCTATTGAAGAAGCACAACCATAACATCCTGCATGTTGTGACTGAATTACTGCAGATGAACAATAACGACTGGTACACTCACCGCTATTGA
- the NBR1 gene encoding next to BRCA1 gene 1 protein isoform X1: MEPQVNLNVTFKNETQSFLVSDSENTTWADVEAMVKVSFDLNTIQIKYLDEDSEEVSINSHGEYEEALKIAVKQGNQLQMNVYERHHAVDEAPQPGYKHPQDPSGTEKRSSCSGKKPLAHYSSLVRALGSEMKTQEEPTAQLSLTPCEADKPQDKPPDWFTKYLETFREQVVKETVEKLDQKLKEKLVLQGSSLESCSSALSMPVSEETLSLPRNQCDWLMTCSNCQRRIIGIRYQCSLCPSYNICELCEAGSYAHDPNHILLKLRRPITGSSETYTHSKLSPSRLPAALEQVRLQKQLDKNFLKAEKQRLRAEKKQRKAEVKELKKQLKLHRKIHLWNSIHGLQSPKSPLSRPDSLLHSNTLMLPMQPCAPVVPALSAAFVDENVPDGTHLQAGTKFVKHWRMKNTGNVKWNAETKLKFMWGNLTLASAERKDVVVPYLKAGHVGIVSVEFIAPALEGTYTSHWRLSHKGEQFGPRVWCSIIVDPFPTRENLEGGEKVSFPTNEVDDLSCQQEEAFSLAKEEIQIDEVTESSEGAETHIPQKIKIIPSERELYIPSVDLLTAQDLLSFELLDINIVQELERVPHNTPVDMTPCMSPLPHDSPLIEKPGLGQIQEESEGIGFRVLPGKRMYSAGTSKNKAENIVSAEEGEEDLSGTQFVCETVIRSLTLDAAPDHNPPRRPKSLQNSLHMLPDNFNYGIRSEETIRTLFSPPLGESQPQLIVKRQSTQSDDFSQGKSSLNSILPEERLMSDEKRDTVQAVDEEEELKDEVQSQGSSASSEDYIIILPECFDTTRPLGESMYSSALSQPGLERLMEIEQVIQAEQEPAEAYKELPRGEKHLQEHSINDILTTSQTLDTVLLTPEVVGPPQQLPSNPSSLQNIGTAESDLPDTIQEFSPVPDQVGGEPRASSELGNRQKSYENSRYYDGSSITGGLVKGAMSFAASAYKALFAGPPVTSQPKVSEDQTAALMAHLFEMGFCDRQLNLRLLKKHNHNILHVVTELLQMNNNDWYTHRY, translated from the exons ATTGCAGTTAAGCAGGGGAACCAACTGCAGATGAATGTCTATGAGAGGCATCATGCTGTAGATGAAGCCCCTCAACCTGGTTACAAGCATCCACAGGATCCATCTGGAACTGAAAAACGATCAAGCTGTTCGGGGAAAAAACCACTTGCACATTATTCTTCATTGGTGAGAGCCCTGGGATCAGAGATGAAAACGCAAGAGGAACCCACAGCACAG CTTTCACTCACTCCCTGTGAAGCTGACAAACCTCAAGATAAGCCACCAGATTGGTTCACAAAGTACTTGGAGACG TTTAGAGAACAAGTAGTTAAAGAAACAGTTGAGAAGCTTGATCAGAAGTTAAAGGAGAAACTGGTCCTCCAGGGTTCATCTTTAGAATCCTGCTCCTCAGCATTATCCATGCCTGTTTCAGAAGAAACATTGTCGTTGCCAAGAAACCAATGTGACTGGCTTATGACTTGTAGCAACTGCCAAAGAAGGATCATCGGCATACGTTACCAGTGTAG CCTATGTCCATCTTATAATATATGTGAATTGTGTGAGGCAGGGTCATATGCCCATGACCCTAACCATATCCTCTTGAAGCTAAGGAGACCAATTACGGGTTCTTCTGAAACATATACTCACTCAAAGCTCTCCCCTTCTCGTCTACCAGCAGCTCTAGAGCAAGTCAG gctCCAGAAACAGTTGGACAAGAACTTTCTTAAGGCAGAAAAGCAAAGGTTACGAGCtgagaagaaacagagaaaggcaGAAGTTAAGGAACTTAAGAAGCAACTTAAGCTTcataggaagattcatctttggaACTCTATCCATGGACTGCAGAGCCCCAAATCACCCCTTAGTAGGCCAGACAGCCTCCTTCATTCAAACACTCTAAT gctCCCCATGCAACCTTGTGCCCCAGTTGTGCCCGCTCTGAGTGCAGCATTTGTGGATGAAAATGTGCCAGATGGGACACACCTTCAAGCAGGAACCAAATTTGTCAAACACTGGAGGATGAAAAATACAGGAAATGTCAAATGGAATGCAGAAACAAAG ctgaaaTTTATGTGGGGAAACCTAACTTTGGCTTCTGCTGAAAGGAAGGATGTTGTGGTGCCCTATTTAAAGGCTGGTCATGTGGGAATTGTGTCTGTTGAGTTCATAGCTCCAGCTTTGGAGGGAACTTACACTTCACACTGGCGCCTTTCTCACAAGGGTGAACAGTTTGGGCCCAGAGTCTGGTGCAGCATCATTGTGGACCCTTTCCCTACTAGAGAAAATCTCGAAGGTGGTGAAAAAGTTTCTTTCCCTACAAACGAAGTTGATGATCTCTCCTGTCAGCAAGAG GAGGCTTTTTCACTTGCTAAAGAGGAAATTCAGATTGATGAAGTGACTGAATCATCAGAGGGAGCAGAAACTCACATCCCTCAGAAGATCAAAATCATTCCTAGTGAGAGGGAACTCTACATTCCATCTGTGGACCTCCTCACTGCCCAG GATCTGCTGTCATTTGAATTATTAGATATAAACATTGTTCAAGAGCTAGAGCGAGTGCCCCACAACACCCCAGTTG ATATGACCCCCTGCATGTCTCCTCTACCACATGACAGTCCTTTGATTGAGAAACCAGGTTTGGGACAGATACAAGAGGAGAGTGAAGGGATAGGATTTAGAGTGCTTCCTGGTAAgagaatgt ATTCTGCAGGGACTTCAAAGAATAAGGCTGAGAACATTGTTTCTGCAGAAGAAGGTGAAGAAGACCTGAGTGGGACCCAGTTTGTCTGTGAAACTGTAATCCGCTCCCTTACCTTGGATGCTGCCCCTGACCATAATCCACCTCGAAGACCCAAGTCACTGCAGA ATTCTCTGCATATGCTGCCTGACAACTTCAATTATGGTATCAGAAGTGAAGAAACCATCAGAACTCTGTTTTCCCCTCCTCTGGGAGAGTCACAGCCCCAGCTCATTGTGAAGAGGCAGTCAACCCAATCAGATGACTTCAGCCAAGGAAAATCCTCAT TGAATTCCATTCTTCCTGAAGAAAGACTGATGagtgatgaaaaaagagatactGTCCAGGCTGTGGATGAGGAAGAAGAACTTAAAGATGAGGTCCAAAGTCAAGGCTCTTCTGCTTCTTCTGAGGATTACATCATCATCTTGCCCGAGTGCTTTGATACAACCCGTCCCCTGGGGGAGTCCATGTATAGTTCTGCTCTCTCACAGCCAGGCCTGGAGAGACTCATGGAGATAGAGCAGGTGATCCAGGCTGAGCAAGAGCCAGCTGAAGCTTATAAAGAGCTCCCCAGAGGAGAAAAACACCTGCAAGAGCACAGCATTAATGATATTCTGACAACATCACAGACTCTAGATACagtgcttctgactccagaggTGGTGGGGCCTCCACAACAGTTGCCCAG CAATCCTTCATCTCTTCAAAATATTGGTACTGCAGAATCTGATTTGCCAGATACCATTCAAGAATTTTCTCCAGTTCCTGATCAAGTAGGAGGAG AACCCAGGGCTTCATCAGAACTTGGAAATAGACAGAAGAGCTATGAAAACTCAAG GTACTATGATGGCAGTAGCATTACTGGAGGACTGGTGAAGGGTGCTATGTCTTTTGCTGCCTCTGCCTACAAGGCCCTATTTGCAGGACCACCAGTCACTTCTCAG CCTAAAGTTTCTGAAGATCAGACAGCAGCCCTGATGGCCCATTTGTTTGAAATGGGGTTCTGCGATAGGCAGTTGAACCTGAGGCTATTGAAGAAGCACAACCATAACATCCTGCATGTTGTGACTGAATTACTGCAGATGAACAATAACGACTGGTACACTCACCGCTATTGA